TCGGACGGCGATTTCTACCGGCATGACCACCGCCTGATTTTCCGCGCCATCCACAAGCTGGTGGACGCGAACCAGCCGTTCGACGTGGTGACCCTGCATGAGCAGCTGGACAAGGAAGGCGTGTCCACCCAGGTCGGTGGCCTGGCGTATCTGGCCGAGCTGGCCAAGAACACCCCGTCGGTGGCTAACATCAAGGCCTACGCCGCGATCATCCGCGAGCGTGCCACGCTGCGTCAGCTGATCAGCATCAGCACCGACATCGCCGACAACGCCTTCAACCCCCAGGGGCGCAACGCCGAGGAGATCCTCGACGACGCCGAACGGCAGATCTTCCAGATCGCCGAGGCGCGGCCGAAGACCGGTGGCCCGGTGGGGGTCAACGAGCTGTTGACCATGGCCATCGACCGCATCGACACGCTGTTCAACTCCGACAGCGACATCACTGGCGTGTCCACCGGCTTCACCGACCTGGATGAGAAGACCAGCGGCCTGCAGGCAGCCGACCTGATCATCGTTGCCGGCCGTCCGTCGATGGGCAAGACCACCTTCGCCATGAACCTGGTGGAAAACGCCGTGTTGCGCAGCGACAAGGTGGTGCTGGTGTTCTCCCTCGAGATGCCCGGTGAGTCGTTGATCATGCGTATGCTCTCCTCGCTCGGGCGGATCGACCAGACCAAGGTGCGTTCCGGTCAGCTGGACGACGATGACTGGCCGCGGCTGACCTCGGCGGTGAACCTGCTCAACGACCGCAAGCTGTTCATCGACGATACCGCCGGTATCAGCCCCTCGGAGATGCGGGCACGTACCCGCCGACTGGCGCGCGAGCATGGCGAGATCGCCATGATCATGGTCGACTACCTGCAGCTGATGCAGATTCCGGGTTCGGCCGGTGACAACCGGACCAACGAGATTTCCGAGATCTCCCGCTCGCTCAAGGCGCTGGCCAAGGAATTCAACTGCCCGGTGATCGCCCTGTCGCAGCTCAACCGCTCCCTGGAGCAGCGGCCCAACAAGCGTCCGGTCAACTCCGACCTTCGTGAATCGGGTGCGATCGAGCAGGACGCCGACGTGATCATGTTCGTCTACCGTGACGAGGTGTATCACCCCGAGACCGAGCACAAGGGCGTGGCCGAGATCATCATCGGCAAGCAGCGTAACGGCCCCATCGGCTTCGTGCGCCTGGCGTTCATCGGCAAGTACACCCGCTTCGAGAACCTCGCGCCGGGCATGTACAACTTCGACGACGACGAATAAGCCGCTGGCCTGTTCGCCCGTCCATGAATCCGACCATCACCGTCGGATTTGGTCAAAATTTGTGCTATATTCCGCGCCCGCGATTTTCCTGCACATTAGAACCGGTCACTGACATGCAAGCAGCCAAACCACTCTACGACTATCCCAAGTACTGGGCCGAATGCTTCGGGCCAGCGCCTTTCCTGCCGATGAGCAGGGAGGAGATGGATCAGCTCGGCTGGGATTCCTGCGACATCATCATCGTGACCGGCGACGCCTACGTCGACCATGCGTCGTTCGGCATGGCCATCATCGGCCGTCTGCTGGAAGCCCAGGGTTTCCGCGTGGGCATCATCGCCCAGCCGAACTGGCAGTCGAAGGACGACTTCATGAAGCTCGGCGAGCCGAACCTGTTCTTCGGCGTCGCGGCGGGCAACATGGACTCGATGATCAACCGCTACACCGCGGACAAGAAGATTCGTTCCGATGACGCCTACACCCCCGGCGGCATGGCCGGCAAGCGTCCGGACCGCGCCAGCCTGGTGTACAGCCAGCGCTGCAAGGAAGCCTACAAGCACGTGCCGATCGTGCTCGGCGGCATCGAGGCCTCGCTGCGCCGCATCGCCCACTACGACTACTGGCAGGACAAGGTCCGCCACTCGATCCTGGTCGATGCCAGCGCCGACATCCTGCTTTACGGCAACGCCGAGCGGGCGATCGTCGAGGTCGCCCAGCGCCTGTCCCAGGGTGAAAGCATCGAGCACATCACCGATGTGCGCGGCACCGCGTTCATTCGCCGTGACACCCCGCAGGGCTGGTTCGAGATCGACTCCACGCGCATCGACCGTCCGGGCCGGGTCGACAAGATCATCAACCCGTACGTGAACACCCAGGACACCCAGGCCTGTGCCATCGAGCAGGCCAAGGGCGAGCAGGAAGACCCGAACGAAGCCAAGGTCGTGCAGATCCTCGACAGCCCGAGCGTCACCCGCGAGAAGTCGGTGATCCGCCTGCCGTCGTTCGAGAAGGTACGCAACGACCCGGTGCTCTACGCCCACGCCAACCGCGTGCTGCACCTGGAGACCAACCCGGGCAATGCCCGCGCCTTGGTGCAGAAGCATGGCGACGTGGATGTGTGGTTCAACCCGCCACCCATTCCCATGACCACCGAGGAAATGGACTATGTGTTCGGCATGCCCTACGCACGCGTCCCGCACCCGGCCTATGGCAAGGAGCGCATCCCGGCCTACGAGATGATCCGCTTCTCGGTGAACATCATGCGTGGCTGCTTCGGTGGCTGCACCTTCTGCTCGATCACCGAGCACGAAGGCCGGATCATCCAGAACCGCTCCCACGAGTCGATCCTGCACGAGATCGAGGAGATGCGCGACAAGGTGCCGGGCTTCACCGGCGTGGTCTCCGACCTTGGCGGCCCGACCGCCAACATGTACCGCATCGCCTGCAAGAGCCACGACATCGAGAAGCACTGCCGCAAGCCGTCGTGCGTGTTCCCGGGCATCTGCGAGAACCTCAACACCGACCACAGCTCGCTGATCGAGTTGTACCGCAAGGCCCGCGCCTTGCCGGGGGTGAAGAAGATCCTGATCGCCTCGGGCCTGCGCTACGACCTGGCGGTCGAGTCGCCGGAATACGTGCGCGAGCTGGTCACCCACCACGTCGGCGGCTACCTGAAGATCGCCCCGGAGCACACCGAGCGTGGTCCGCTGGACAAGATGATGAAGCCGGGCATCGGCACCTACGACCGCTTCAAGCGTATGTTCGAGAAGTTCTCGAAGGAAGCGGGCAAGGAGCAGTACCTGATCCCGTACTTCATCGCCGCGCACCCGGGCACCACCGACGAAGACATGATGAACCTGGCCCTTTGGCTCAAGGGCAACGGTTTCCGCGCCGACCAGGTGCAGGCGTTCTACCCCTCGCCGATGGCCTCGGCCACGGCCATGTACCACTCGGGCAAGAACCCGCTGCGCAAGGTCACCTACAAGAGCGAAGGGGTGGAGATCGTCAAGAGCGAGGAGCAGCGCAGGTTGCACAAGGCGTTCCTGCGCTACCACGATCCGAAGGGCTGGCCGATGCTGCGTGAAGCGTTGCAGCGCATGGGCCGCGCCGACCTGATCGGCCCGGGCAAGCACCAATTGATCCCGCTGCACCAGCCGCAGACCGACAGCTACCAAAGCGCCCGACGCAAGAACTCGACGCCGGCCGGCAGCCACAAGGTGGGCAAGGACCAGAAGATCCTCACCCAGCACACCGGCCTGCCACCGCGCGCCAGCGACGGCAGCAAGCCGTGGGACAAGCGCGAGAAGGCCAAGGCCGAGGCGTTCGCCCGCAACCAGCAGGCGGCCAAGGAACGCAAGGAAGCGGCCAAGGGCGGCAAGGGCAAGAAGCCGCGCCAGCCGGTCATTCCGCGCTGATCTACCGGCCATGGGGCTGCGTCGCAGCCCTTTCGCGACACAAGGCCGCTCCCACAGAAATACAGCGTACGCTGATCGAAGTGCGTGGGCCTTGTATCGCGAAAGGACCGCAACGCGGTCCCAGGCTCTCAGCTTTCAATCCGGCTGCTTGTCGACCCACTTCGGCAACACCGGCGATTCGAACCGATCCATCCCGTCCAGCAGCTCATCCGGCTGCTGCCCCAGCAACAGCATCGCCCGATGCTGCGGCCGCACGAAGCCCTCTTCGACGATATGGTCGAGGAACCCGCCCAGCTTTTCATAGAACCCGTTCACATCCAGCAGCCCCAGCGGCTTGGCGTGATAGCCCAACTGCCCCCAGGTCCACACCTCGAACAGCTCCTCCAGCGTGCCCAGGCCGCCCGGCAGGGCGATGAACGCATCGCTGAGCTCGGCCATGCGCGCCTTGCGCGCGTGCATGCCGTCCACCACTTCCAGGCGGGACAGGCCCTTGTGGCCGATCTCGGCGTTCATCAGGCTTTGCGGAATGATACCGATGACTTCGCCACCGGCGGCCAGCGCGGCATCGGCGACGGTGCCCATCAGGCCGACCGCGCCACCGCCGTAGACCAAGGTCAGGCCACGGCGTGCGATGGCCTGGCCCAGGGCCACGGCGGCTTCGCGGTAGGCGGGGTTGGCACCGATGCTGGCGCCACAGAAGATACAAACGGAACGTACAGGCATTGCTTATCTCCCTTTACATGCGCGCACAGGGTAAGGCGCATGCCTGTCGCTTCCAAGGGGGATCATTCGGGGCGGGCGAACTCGCAGATGGCGCCACTGGCGCCGTGAGCGTAAGCGGCGAGCAGGCTGTTCATGAAGCTGGAAAGGGACATTTCATTCAACTCCTAAATGAGAGGTTGTCCCATCGTCTATCAAGAGGGCATGATGTGCACTTTGATTGGTTGTATACAATCCATTGAACAAATCTACTGTCTGGCCACTTGACACCCCTTGACCCACATCAGGTACGGGCGTCCGATTTTCAGGCAGTCTCGCAATTGATAAAACCCTGCCAAGGAGATTCATGATGTTTGCGAAAGCTGTAGCGGTATCCCTGCTGACCCTCGCCAGCGCCTCTGTCTTCGCTGCTGACAAGTGCTCGGTGACTGTCGACTCGACTGACCAGATGTCCTTCAATACCAAGGAAATCACCGTCGACAAGAGCTGCAAGGAGTTCACCGTAAAACTGACCCACTCCGGCAGCCTGCCGAAGAACGTCATGGGCCATAACCTGGTCATCAGCAAGACCGCCGACATGCAGGCCATCGCCACCGAAGGCATGTCCCAGGGCCTGGACAAGGATTACATCAAGGCCGATAACGCCGCGATCATCGCCCACACCAAGATGATCGGCGCGCCTGAGAAAGAAACCGAAGTGAAGTTCGATGCCACCAAGCTGGAAGCCGGTGGCGACTACAGCTTCTTCTGCACCTTCCCGGGCCACATCGCGATGATGAAGGGCAAGGTCATCGTCAAGTAATCAACGTCTGACGCAGTACCCTGTGGGAGCGGGGCAAGCCCGCTCCCACGTTCAACCTCATGCTATTCAGGGCGCGAACGGCAGCTCGCGCTTGTGCTGGGTCTTGCGGTAGGTGGCGACGATGATGTCGAACGCTGCCTGATCGACCGGCTGCCCATGCAGGAAGGCATCAATCTGCTGGTAGGTCACGCCGTGTGACGCCTCGTCCGGCTTGCCTGGCTCGAGGTCTTCCAGGTCCGCGGTCGGCACCTTCTCCACCAGCGACTCTGGCGCGCCGAAGCTGCGCGCAATGGCCCGTACCTGGTTCTTCACCAGCCCGCTCAGCGGCGCCAGGTCGCACGCCCCGTCACCGAACTTGGTAAAGAACCCCATCACCGCCTCGGCGGCGTGGTCGGTGCCGATCACCAGGCCCGCGCGGGCGCCGGCGACGGTGTACTGGGCGACCATGCGCGTGCGCGCCTTGACGTTGCCGACGACGAAGTCCACCAGGGTCGGCGAGCCATTTTTCAGTTCCTGAACTTCCGCCGCCAGGGCCTTCACCGCCGGGGCGATGTCGATGGTGTGCACCTCGTCGGCCTTGATCACCTCCAGGCAGGCCTGGGCATCGTGTTCGTCGTGCTGCACCTGGTACGGCAGGCGCACGGCGATGAAGGTGTAGGCCTGGTCGCCGGTCTCGCTGCGCAGCTCGTTGATGGCACGCTGGGCGAGCAGGGCGGCGGTCAGCGAGTCGACGCCGCCGCTGATGCCCAGGACCAGGGTCTTGAGCCGGGCATTGGCCAGGCAGTCCTTGATGAAGGCCACGCGCCGGGCGACTTCCCGCTCGAGCGCGGCGGCGTCTGCGAACGGCGGCTGCACCTTGAGCGCCCGGGCAATCTCTTGCTGAACGGCTTGCATGGGTTACTCCTTGCTGGGGACTTTGAATACGTGACGCAGGTAAGTGACGAAGTTCTCGTCGCGGCACTGGGTCTTGGCGGCTTCGTCGGAGATCTTCGCCACCGGCGAGCCGTTGCAGTCGGTCATTTTAAGCACGATGTTCATCGGCGCCACACCGGGGATGTCGCAGGTCAGGTTGGTACCGATACCGAAGCTGACATTGATGCGCCCACGCAGGGCCCGGAAGATCTCCAGCGAGCGGGTCAGGTTCAGGCCGTCGGAGAACACCAGGGTCTTGGTCATCGGGTCGATCCCCAGCTTCTGGTAGTGGGCGATGGCTTTCTCGGCCCAGGCCACCGGCTCGCCCGAGTCGTGGCGCAGGCCGTCGAACAGCTTGGCGAAGTACAGGTCGAAGTCCTGGAGGAAAGC
This window of the Pseudomonas mosselii genome carries:
- the nadE gene encoding ammonia-dependent NAD(+) synthetase, which translates into the protein MQAVQQEIARALKVQPPFADAAALEREVARRVAFIKDCLANARLKTLVLGISGGVDSLTAALLAQRAINELRSETGDQAYTFIAVRLPYQVQHDEHDAQACLEVIKADEVHTIDIAPAVKALAAEVQELKNGSPTLVDFVVGNVKARTRMVAQYTVAGARAGLVIGTDHAAEAVMGFFTKFGDGACDLAPLSGLVKNQVRAIARSFGAPESLVEKVPTADLEDLEPGKPDEASHGVTYQQIDAFLHGQPVDQAAFDIIVATYRKTQHKRELPFAP
- the azu gene encoding azurin, which gives rise to MFAKAVAVSLLTLASASVFAADKCSVTVDSTDQMSFNTKEITVDKSCKEFTVKLTHSGSLPKNVMGHNLVISKTADMQAIATEGMSQGLDKDYIKADNAAIIAHTKMIGAPEKETEVKFDATKLEAGGDYSFFCTFPGHIAMMKGKVIVK
- a CDS encoding YgiQ family radical SAM protein — translated: MQAAKPLYDYPKYWAECFGPAPFLPMSREEMDQLGWDSCDIIIVTGDAYVDHASFGMAIIGRLLEAQGFRVGIIAQPNWQSKDDFMKLGEPNLFFGVAAGNMDSMINRYTADKKIRSDDAYTPGGMAGKRPDRASLVYSQRCKEAYKHVPIVLGGIEASLRRIAHYDYWQDKVRHSILVDASADILLYGNAERAIVEVAQRLSQGESIEHITDVRGTAFIRRDTPQGWFEIDSTRIDRPGRVDKIINPYVNTQDTQACAIEQAKGEQEDPNEAKVVQILDSPSVTREKSVIRLPSFEKVRNDPVLYAHANRVLHLETNPGNARALVQKHGDVDVWFNPPPIPMTTEEMDYVFGMPYARVPHPAYGKERIPAYEMIRFSVNIMRGCFGGCTFCSITEHEGRIIQNRSHESILHEIEEMRDKVPGFTGVVSDLGGPTANMYRIACKSHDIEKHCRKPSCVFPGICENLNTDHSSLIELYRKARALPGVKKILIASGLRYDLAVESPEYVRELVTHHVGGYLKIAPEHTERGPLDKMMKPGIGTYDRFKRMFEKFSKEAGKEQYLIPYFIAAHPGTTDEDMMNLALWLKGNGFRADQVQAFYPSPMASATAMYHSGKNPLRKVTYKSEGVEIVKSEEQRRLHKAFLRYHDPKGWPMLREALQRMGRADLIGPGKHQLIPLHQPQTDSYQSARRKNSTPAGSHKVGKDQKILTQHTGLPPRASDGSKPWDKREKAKAEAFARNQQAAKERKEAAKGGKGKKPRQPVIPR
- the dnaB gene encoding replicative DNA helicase, with the protein product MNEITTPEQLDLQTAALKVPPHSIEAEQAVLGGLMLDNNAWERVLDQVSDGDFYRHDHRLIFRAIHKLVDANQPFDVVTLHEQLDKEGVSTQVGGLAYLAELAKNTPSVANIKAYAAIIRERATLRQLISISTDIADNAFNPQGRNAEEILDDAERQIFQIAEARPKTGGPVGVNELLTMAIDRIDTLFNSDSDITGVSTGFTDLDEKTSGLQAADLIIVAGRPSMGKTTFAMNLVENAVLRSDKVVLVFSLEMPGESLIMRMLSSLGRIDQTKVRSGQLDDDDWPRLTSAVNLLNDRKLFIDDTAGISPSEMRARTRRLAREHGEIAMIMVDYLQLMQIPGSAGDNRTNEISEISRSLKALAKEFNCPVIALSQLNRSLEQRPNKRPVNSDLRESGAIEQDADVIMFVYRDEVYHPETEHKGVAEIIIGKQRNGPIGFVRLAFIGKYTRFENLAPGMYNFDDDE
- a CDS encoding LOG family protein; this encodes MPVRSVCIFCGASIGANPAYREAAVALGQAIARRGLTLVYGGGAVGLMGTVADAALAAGGEVIGIIPQSLMNAEIGHKGLSRLEVVDGMHARKARMAELSDAFIALPGGLGTLEELFEVWTWGQLGYHAKPLGLLDVNGFYEKLGGFLDHIVEEGFVRPQHRAMLLLGQQPDELLDGMDRFESPVLPKWVDKQPD